Within Streptomyces sp. WMMC940, the genomic segment CGGCACGGTCGACCAGGAGAGCCATCTCGTATCCCACGAGGCCGATGTCGGCGTCCGGGTGGGCGAGCACGGCCAGCGAGGAGCCGTCCGAGATGGACATGATGAAGAGGAAACCACGCTCCATCTCCACGACGGTCTGGTTGACCGCGCCGCCTTCGAAGATCCGGGACGCCCCCGCGGTCAGCGAGGTCAGACCGGACGCGACCGCCGCCAGCTGGTCGGCGCGGTCACGCGGAAACCCTTCGGACATCGCCAGCAGGAGTCCGTCGGCGGAGACCACCACGGTGTGGGACACCCCGGGGGTGTTGTCCACGAAGTTGGTGATCAACCAGTTCAGATTCTGCGCCGCCTGGCTCATCGGGCTCACACTAACGCTCCTGGTTGTAGGTACTGCCCGGGCCGAAGCCCGATCCGTTCGTGTCCGTTCCCGCGCTGCGTCCCTGCTGGACACCGCGCCGCAGGTTGCTCAACCTGCCGCGCACATCCTCAGGGGCGCGGGACACCTGAGGGCCGTTCTGCGGGGTCTGCTCGGCCGTGCCCTCGATCAGATTGGCCTTGGGGA encodes:
- a CDS encoding roadblock/LC7 domain-containing protein codes for the protein MSQAAQNLNWLITNFVDNTPGVSHTVVVSADGLLLAMSEGFPRDRADQLAAVASGLTSLTAGASRIFEGGAVNQTVVEMERGFLFIMSISDGSSLAVLAHPDADIGLVGYEMALLVDRAGTVLTPDLRAELQGSLLN